The sequence below is a genomic window from Serratia nevei.
CCGGCGGCGGTGAAAATGCTCAACCGTGCGTTGTTGCAACACTTTTACGGCATTGAACACTGGGATATTCCGGCGGACTACCTGTGCCCGCCGATCCCCGGCCGCGCCGATTATCTGCACCACCTGGCGGATCTGCTGGCGACCAGCAACGGCGGTGAGATCCCGCGCGGCAAGGGTGTGGCGATCCTCGACGTCGGCGTCGGCGCCAACTGCATCTACCCGATCGTCGGCCTGCGCGAATACGGCTGGCGTTTCACCGGGTCTGAAATCGATCCGGTGTCGCTCAACTCGGCCAAGATGATCGTCGAGATGAACCCGACGCTGCGTAACAGCGTGCGCCTGCGGCTGCAAAAACAGCCTGAGCTGATTTTTAGCGGCATCATCGGCGCGGCCGAGAAATTCGACGCCACCCTGTGCAACCCGCCGTTCCATGCGTCCGAGCAGGAAGCGCGCGCCAGCACCCGCCGCAAGCTGCACAAATTGGGCAAAGGGGAAGTGGCCGCCAAGCCGGTGCAAAACTTCGGCGGCAAGAACAACGAGCTGTGGTGTGAAGGCGGCGAAGAAGCCTTTGTGCGCAAGATGGTGG
It includes:
- the rlmF gene encoding 23S rRNA (adenine(1618)-N(6))-methyltransferase RlmF, which gives rise to MEKKKTFPQQKSGLHPRNRHRSRYDFPALIASCPALAPFVKPNAWGDVSVDFADPAAVKMLNRALLQHFYGIEHWDIPADYLCPPIPGRADYLHHLADLLATSNGGEIPRGKGVAILDVGVGANCIYPIVGLREYGWRFTGSEIDPVSLNSAKMIVEMNPTLRNSVRLRLQKQPELIFSGIIGAAEKFDATLCNPPFHASEQEARASTRRKLHKLGKGEVAAKPVQNFGGKNNELWCEGGEEAFVRKMVEESVGKANNCLWFTSLISKNTTLPAIYHALKVAGAAEVRTIEMAQGQKISRFVAWTFHDAEQQAAWAAERWR